One genomic window of Glycine max cultivar Williams 82 chromosome 16, Glycine_max_v4.0, whole genome shotgun sequence includes the following:
- the LOC100794693 gene encoding uncharacterized protein, which translates to MADIVKQLLAKPIQLADQVAKAAEEASSSFKQECLELKSKTEKLAGLLRQAARASSDLYERPTRRIIADTELVLDKALSLTLKCRANGLMKRVFSIIPAAAFRKMSSQLENSIGDVSWLLRVSAPAEDRADTEYLGLPPIAANEPILGLIWEQVAILHTGSLDDRSDAAASLVSLARDNDRYGKLIIEEGGVGPLLKLIKEGKKEGQENAARAIGLLGRDPESVELMIHAGVCSVFAKVLKEGPMKVQAVVAWAVSELAAKYPTCQDLFAQHNIVRLLVSHLAFETVQEHSKYAIVSNKPTSIHAVVMASNNSGNNSNGNSSVKKDSEDEEKQMQSRMQHPLGDRSTNQMHRVVTSTMAMHAANKQQQPNQGNEGTLNLQGPKVNGNGKQNHQSHQQSFSYSGINMKGRELEDPENKAYMKAMAARALRQLAKGNVAICRSITESRALLCFAILLEKGSEDVKYNSALAVKEITAVAEKDAELRRSAFKPNSPACKAVVDQVLKIIEKEDTKLLIPCVKAIGNLARTFRATETRIIGPLVRLLDEREAEVSREAAISLTKFASSENYLHLDHSKAIISAGGAKHLVQLVYLGEQTVQISALVLLSYIALHVPDSEELARAEVLGVLEWASKQPNVTQDETLEALLQESKGRLELYQSRGSRGFQKLHQ; encoded by the coding sequence ATGGCTGACATAGTGAAGCAACTGTTGGCAAAGCCGATCCAGCTGGCGGACCAAGTGGCCAAGGCAGCGGAAGAGGCCAGTTCCTCCTTCAAGCAAGAGTGTTTAGAGCTGAAATCCAAGACGGAGAAGCTGGCCGGGCTGCTCCGGCAGGCGGCCCGTGCCAGCTCCGACCTCTACGAGCGGCCCACGCGGCGCATCATCGCCGACACCGAACTGGTCCTCGACAAGGCCCTCTCTCTAACCCTAAAGTGCCGCGCCAACGGCCTCATGAAACGCGTCTTCAGCATCATCCCCGCCGCCGCCTTCCGCAAGATGTCCTCCCAGCTGGAGAACTCCATCGGCGATGTCTCCTGGCTCCTCCGCGTCTCCGCCCCCGCCGAGGACCGCGCCGACACCGAGTACCTCGGTCTCCCCCCCATCGCCGCCAACGAGCCCATCCTCGGCCTCATCTGGGAGCAGGTCGCCATCCTCCACACCGGCTCCCTCGACGACCGCTCCGACGCCGCCGCCTCCCTCGTGTCGCTCGCACGTGACAACGACCGCTACGGCAAATTAATCATCGAGGAAGGCGGCGTCGGTCCCTTACTGAAGCTTATCAAAGAAGGCAAAAAAGAAGGGCAAGAGAACGCCGCAAGAGCAATTGGGCTTCTCGGCCGTGACCCTGAGAGCGTGGAACTCATGATCCACGCTGGTGTTTGCTCTGTCTTCGCCAAAGTCCTCAAAGAAGGTCCCATGAAAGTGCAAGCCGTGGTGGCTTGGGCCGTGTCGGAATTAGCTGCGAAATACCCTACATGCCAAGATCTTTTCGCTCAGCATAACATCGTTCGGTTGCTTGTAAGTCATCTTGCGTTTGAAACCGTTCAGGAGCATAGTAAATACGCCATTGTTAGCAACAAACCTACATCAATTCATGCTGTTGTGATGGCTAGTAATAATAGTGGTAATAATTCTAATGGCAATAGTAGTGTGAAGAAGGATAGTGAAGATGAGGAGAAGCAGATGCAGAGTAGGATGCAGCATCCCTTGGGTGATAGGTCAACAAATCAGATGCATAGAGTGGTCACAAGTACCATGGCAATGCATGCTGCCAACAAGCAGCAACAGCCCAATCAAGGGAATGAAGGAACTCTGAACTTGCAGGGTCCGAAAGTGAATGGTAATGGCAAACAAAACCATCAGTCTCACCAGCAAAGCTTCTCGTATTCCGGGATTAACATGAAGGGGAGGGAACTTGAGGACCCTGAGAATAAGGCCTACATGAAAGCAATGGCCGCGAGGGCGCTCCGGCAGCTGGCCAAGGGTAATGTGGCCATTTGCCGGAGCATCACGGAGTCCAGGGCTCTGTTGTGCTTTGCCATACTGCTTGAGAAAGGGTCTGAGGATGTGAAGTACAACTCTGCCCTGGCAGTGAAGGAGATCACGGCAGTGGCAGAGAAAGATGCTGAATTGAGAAGATCGGCATTCAAGCCGAATTCTCCGGCCTGCAAGGCGGTTGTTGATCAAGTGCTTAAGATCATAGAGAAGGAAGATACAAAACTCTTGATTCCTTGCGTAAAGGCTATTGGGAATCTGGCAAGGACGTTCCGAGCAACGGAGACGAGGATAATCGGTCCCTTGGTCCGGCTTCTTGACGAAAGAGAGGCTGAAGTGTCTAGGGAAGCAGCTATCTCTCTCACGAAATTTGCTTCCTCGGAAAACTACCTCCACCTTGATCACTCCAAGGCAATCATAAGTGCCGGTGGTGCGAAACACTTGGTCCAGCTTGTGTATCTTGGAGAACAGACAGTTCAGATTTCAGCACTAGTTCTGCTCTCCTACATTGCATTGCATGTGCCAGACAGTGAGGAACTTGCTAGGGCTGAGGTGCTTGGAGTGCTTGAATGGGCTTCCAAGCAACCAAACGTGACGCAGGACGAAACCCTCGAGGCATTGTTGCAGGAATCCAAGGGTAGGCTGGAGCTTTACCAGTCTAGAGGTTCAAGAGGATTCCAAAAATTACATCAATAG
- the LOC100793840 gene encoding ferredoxin--NADP reductase, leaf isozyme, chloroplastic, with protein sequence MAAAVSAAVSFPSTKSTSLPSRTSIITPERVVFKKASLQYRDVCSSGRVVSIRAQVTTEAPAKVEKESKKQDEGVVVNKFKPKTPYVGRCLLNTKITGDDAPGETWHMVFSTEGEIPYREGQSIGVIPDGVDKNGKPHKLRLYSIASSAIGDFGDSKTVSLCVKRLVYTNENGEIVKGVCSNFLCDLKPGAEVTITGPVGKEMLMPKDPNATIIMLGTGTGIAPFRSFLWKMFFEKHEDYKFNGLAWLFLGVPTSSSLLYKEEFEKMQEKYPDNFRLDFAVSREQTNENGEKMYIQTRMAQYAEELWELLKKDNTFVYMCGLKGMEKGIDDIMVSLAAKDGIDWTEYKRQLKKSEQWNVEVY encoded by the exons ATGGCTGCTGCGGTTAGTGCTGCAGTCTCTTTTCCATCCACCAAGTCTACCTCTCTCCCAAGCAGGACCTCCATCATTACCCCAGAGAGAGTTGTATTCAAGAAG GCTTCATTGCAATACAGAGATGTTTGTAGCAGTGGAAGGGTAGTTTCCATCAGAGCTCAAGTCACCACTGAGGCTCCAGCCAAGGTTGAAAAAGAGTCCAAGAAACAGGATGAAGGTGTGGTTGTGAACAAGTTCAAACCCAAGACCCCTTACGTTGGTAGATGCCTGCTCAACACAAAGATCACTGGGGATGATGCTCCAGGAGAAACTTGGCACATGGTCTTCAGCACCGAGG GAGAGATTCCTTACAGAGAAGGACAATCAATTGGGGTAATTCCTGATGGTGTTGACAAGAATGGCAAACCTCATAAACTGAGATTGTATTCTATTGCTAGCAGTGCCATTGGTGATTTTGGAGATTCCAAGACT GTTTCTCTATGCGTGAAACGGCTAGTGTACACAAATGAAAATGGAGAAATTGTCAAGGGAGTCTGCTCAAATTTCTTGT GTGACCTGAAGCCAGGAGCTGAAGTAACAATAACTGGACCTGTTGGGAAAGAAATGCTTATGCCAAAAGATCCTAATGCCACCATCATCATG TTGGGAACCGGAACCGGGATTGCCCCATTTCGCTCATTTTTATGGAAAATGTTCTTTGAGAAACACGAAGATTACAAG TTCAATGGTTTGGCATGGCTCTTTTTGGGTGTCCCTACAAGCAGCTCATTGCTATATAAGGAG GAATTTGAGAAGATGCAAGAGAAATATCCTGACAACTTCAGGCTTGACTTCGCTGTGAGCCGAGAGCAAACAAACGAGAACGGAGAGAAGATGTACATCCAAACCCGAATGGCTCAATATGCAGAAGAGCTGTGGGAATTACTGAAGAAGGATAACACTTTTGTGTACATGTGTGGACTAAAAGGAATGGAAAAGGGTATTGATGACATTATGGTGTCATTGGCTGCCAAAGATG GCATTGATTGGACTGAGTACAAGAGGCAATTGAAGAAATCAGAGCAATGGAATGTCGAAGTCTATTAA